One Maniola jurtina chromosome 24, ilManJurt1.1, whole genome shotgun sequence DNA window includes the following coding sequences:
- the LOC123877778 gene encoding erythroid differentiation-related factor 1 isoform X1, which produces MDDCESESDCNRNKDRSPSPGVKSTAVVKYTAFQSPVGYARLQCNTDLNLPPSNWGGIDSYGLKQILTRDSGLSSFRMAHMFPDCVGEVDVISDAECIKKLLKLPYQPNGTVSMMVHRVENTLLLDDFDVYEYLMKSEWSWLKDFFYENILKTMSEKERMSLTLAPSPSSALQLTHKFLSHSVAERPQPLPAETPHQPMCLPGPFLPEPETRPEAEPAKEQNFNRNVLWTFEDIHMLIGSNLPIFGDKDRPCVSLRLRDAREPINVLTGIDYWLDNLMCNVPEVLMCYHLDGIVQKYEPMKTEELPNMENSRFSPKVIRNVAQNILSFLKSNATKAGHTYWLFKGPHDDVVKLYDLTSLCPDTMDNPFTTPVAMLLYRVARNMRLMNRSKHVRQLLEHVVELLKVERYPQIVASSHYMLSDLYVPATTNPACPNFKDESSDSEEESDFGNYAEFPGHPPSDVDSGCERDSNMTDKDEASDKVEIMSDTTDKDEKCEGEEHNEAGVCERESSSESTELALQVRGLALRDIGHRNSSNNTDEKAKTDPGKGLGIEPATRCGRALRHALKGLKALHHLTINKSKEEERERLKQQIIIEEQHPKMANPYEPIKMNYEPLKRTKDNKDPKEHVSRSRRRKREKKTDKSGNFLIETKSAIDKNAILVRKEKHTIPNLHEPNRDDNFAWKLHLKTLLYEKICLAYATLAEYSYSHEQYGFSLKYIDMANKCQRLLSNMIIKSRVVDASCLIGRVGDNFFQLSKHWASLEQFKKQFETDHEIDSQIKLEIENDMAEELDGDVGDEFELEIALPKSETEAMLSSCEFYRKAGLVSDDETQKKDELLRRRASVCNELAVRYMNDAQQIYVKYLEEAEKKDGSAKLIYKQFSSLSRRSAECLDEATTIFTQVNDVPNLALLYCNKARYMRFRAHCIQGGFNSEKRSLYSQAEDLYTSALKLLGPRESCGAASVWDLVSWELSCHLYTRAVLMQDCPGVYANEVTEVAEAFKHALKHCLLSPGPRQYLYQFRAAMIYHRLGSLYHAQYRMTSEEGPRRRSLLNATCSQYEKAALQFAALEDAAMFLTVRLEHVAALEAHAAVSPNVKLKSLQNAIELLRQCHSIMKVLKDRDPDEQKETPKPEEGDEKTLKNEHSLLSLYENRLHYILRNIIQYCRSKSNKDYEKITDMYKKLYCASLKIKKNDEVRLYASSICDVLVAMDGISKDFE; this is translated from the exons CTTTAGGATGGCACACATGTTCCCAGACTGTGTTGGGGAGGTTGACGTGATATCAGATGCGGAGTGTATCAAGAAACTTCTCAAACTGCCTTACCAACCTAATGGCACT GTAAGCATGATGGTACACAGAGTGGAGAATACGCTGCTGTTGGATGATTTTGACGTATACGAGTATCTCATGAAGTCAGAATGGTCCTGGCTGAAGGACTTCTTCTATGAGAACATATTGAAAACTATGTCTGAAAAG GAGCGCATGTCGCTGACGCTGGCGCCTAGTCCCAGCTCCGCGTTGCAGCTGACACACAAGTTCCTATCGCATAGCGTGGCGGAGCGCCCGCAGCCGCTACCCGCCGAGACTCCGCACCAGCCCATGTGCTTACCCG GACCATTTCTCCCTGAGCCCGAAACCCGTCCAGAAGCCGAGCCAGCGAAAGAGCAAAACTTCAACCGCAATGTCCTTTGGACTTTCGAAGACATTCACATGTTAATAGGCAGCAACCTTCCAATCTTTGGCGACAAGGACCGACCTTGTGTTAGCCTACGTTTACGAGACGCTAGAGAACCAATCAATGTACTAACAGGCATAGACTACTGGCTGGACAACTTAATGTGCAATGTCCCAGAAGTCTTAATGTGCTACCATTTAGACGGAATAGTTCAGAAGTATGAACCAATGAAAACTGAGGAGCTACCCAATATGGAGAACAGTAGATTCTCCCCAAAAGTCATAAGGAATGTTGCTCAAAATATCTTATCCTTTTTGAAATCGAACGCGACGAAAGCAGGCCATACGTATTGGTTGTTCAAAGGTCCACATGATGATGTGGTGAAACTCTATGATTTGACGTCTCTATGTCCGGATACGATGGATAATCCGTTTACAACACCAGTTGCAATGTTGCTGTATAGGGTAGCAAGGAATATGCGATTGATGAACAGGTCGAAACATGTTCGGCAATTGTTGGAACATGTTGTGGAATTATTGAAGGTTGAAAGGTACCCTCAGATTGTCGCTTCTTCGCATTATATGTTGTCGGATTTGTATGTTCCCGCTACGACGAATCCGGCTTGTCCGAACTTCAAAG ACGAAAGTTCAGATTCGGAAGAGGAGTCAGATTTCGGGAACTATGCGGAATTCCCTGGGCATCCCCCTTCTGACGTTGACAGTGGGTGCGAAAGAGACAGCAACATGACGGACAAGGACGAAGCGAGCGATAAAGTCGAGATTATGAGTGATACCACAGATAAG GACGAGAAGTGTGAGGGAGAGGAACATAACGAGGCAGGTGTGTGCGAGCGAGAGAGCAGTAGTGAAAGTACGGAGCTTGCCTTACAAGTGCGTGGACTTGCTCTCAGAGACATCGGCCATAGAAATTCTTCAAACAATACT GACGAGAAAGCCAAAACAGATCCCGGTAAAGGTCTCGGAATAGAACCCGCTACACGCTGCGGGCGCGCTTTGAGACATGCTCTGAAAGGACTAAAGGCTTTACACCACCTCACTATCAATAAATCTAAG GAGGAAGAACGGGAACGCCTAAAACAACAGATCATAATAGAAGAGCAGCATCCAAAAATGGCGAACCCGTACGAACCGATAAAAATGAACTACGAACCGCTCAAACGCACCAAAGACAACAAAGATCCAAAAGAACACGTCTCCAGAAGCAGACGACGCAAGCGCGAGAAAAAAACCGATAAATCCGGCAACTTTTTAATCGAAACTAAATCCGCGATCGATAAAAACGCGATTCTAGTCCGAAAAGAAAAACATACCATACCAAATCTACACGAGCCTAATAGAGATGACAATTTTGCATGGAAATTACATTTGAAAACtttattgtatgaaaaaatttgCCTCGCGTACGCAACGTTGGCCGAATACAGTTACTCTCATGAACAGTACGGGTTTTCTCTTAAGTATATAGATATGGCCAATAAATGCCAAAGGTTGTTAAGCAATATGATCATAAAAAGTAGGGTGGTAGATGCCAGTTGTCTGATTGGCCGTGTTGgtgacaatttttttcaattgagCAAACATTGGGCCAGCCTAGAACAGTTTAAGAAACAGTTTGAGACGGACCATGAAATTGATAGTCAAATAAAACTAGAGATTGAAAATGATATGGCAGAAGAGTTGGACGGCGATGTGGGGGATGAGTTTGAGCTTG AAATAGCCCTGCCAAAGAGCGAGACGGAGGCGATGCTGTCATCGTGCGAGTTCTACCGCAAGGCGGGGCTAGTGTCGGACGACGAGACGCAAAAAAAGGACGAACTGTTGCGTCGGAGGGCCTCCGTGTGCAACGAACTCGCCGTCCGATACATGAACGATGCGCAAC AGATCTACGTGAAATATCTAGAAGAGGCTGAGAAAAAGGATGGCAGTGCCAAGCTTATATACAAACAGTTTAGTTCTCTGTCGCGGCGGTCTGCTGAGTGTTTGGACGAGGCCACGACCATCTTCACGCAGGTCAACGACGTGCCTAACCTGGCGCTTCTGTATTGCAATAAGGCGCGCTATATGAGGTTCAGGGCGCACTGCATACAAGGCGGCTTCAA CTCTGAAAAAAGAAGTCTTTACAGCCAAGCCGAAGATCTCTACACATCAGCACTTAAGCTGTTAGGGCCCAGGGAATCCTGTGGAGCAGCATCAGTATGGGACCTGGTATCCTGGGAACTGTCCTGCCACTTGTACACCAGGGCTGTGCTGATGCAGGACTGCCCGGGGGTGTATGCCAAT GAAGTGACAGAGGTGGCAGAAGCATTCAAGCATGCGCTCAAGCATTGCCTCCTAAGTCCGGGCCCGCGACAGTATCTCTACCAGTTCCGAGCTGCTATGATTTACCATCGCCTCGGCTCGCTATACCACGCGCAATACAG GATGACGTCGGAGGAGGGTCCGCGTCGCCGCAGCCTGCTGAACGCTACGTGCAGCCAGTATGAGAAGGCAGCGCTACAGTTTGCCGCGCTAGAGGACGCCGCCATGTTCCTCACCGTGCGGCTAGAGCACGTCGCCGCGTTAGAAGCGCACGCTGCCG TATCACCCAACGTGAAACTGAAATCCCTTCAAAACGCGATCGAGCTTTTGCGTCAATGTCACTCCATCATGAAAGTACTGAAAGACAGAGACCCCGACGAACAGAAAGAGACGCCAAAGCCAGAAGAGGGAGAcgaaaaaactttgaaaaacgAACACAGTCTGTTGTCTCTATACGAAAACCGCCTGCACTATATCCTAAGAAACATAATACAGTATTGCAGATCGAAATCTAACAAAGACTATGAGAAAATAACGGATATGTATAAGAAGCTATACTGTGCCAGTTTGAAGATAAAGAAAAATGATGAAGTTCGTCTATACGCATCTAGTATCTGCGATGTTTTGGTGGCCATGGATGGGATTAGTAAGGACTTTGAATAA
- the LOC123877778 gene encoding erythroid differentiation-related factor 1 isoform X2, whose product MDSYGLKQILTRDSGLSSFRMAHMFPDCVGEVDVISDAECIKKLLKLPYQPNGTVSMMVHRVENTLLLDDFDVYEYLMKSEWSWLKDFFYENILKTMSEKERMSLTLAPSPSSALQLTHKFLSHSVAERPQPLPAETPHQPMCLPGPFLPEPETRPEAEPAKEQNFNRNVLWTFEDIHMLIGSNLPIFGDKDRPCVSLRLRDAREPINVLTGIDYWLDNLMCNVPEVLMCYHLDGIVQKYEPMKTEELPNMENSRFSPKVIRNVAQNILSFLKSNATKAGHTYWLFKGPHDDVVKLYDLTSLCPDTMDNPFTTPVAMLLYRVARNMRLMNRSKHVRQLLEHVVELLKVERYPQIVASSHYMLSDLYVPATTNPACPNFKDESSDSEEESDFGNYAEFPGHPPSDVDSGCERDSNMTDKDEASDKVEIMSDTTDKDEKCEGEEHNEAGVCERESSSESTELALQVRGLALRDIGHRNSSNNTDEKAKTDPGKGLGIEPATRCGRALRHALKGLKALHHLTINKSKEEERERLKQQIIIEEQHPKMANPYEPIKMNYEPLKRTKDNKDPKEHVSRSRRRKREKKTDKSGNFLIETKSAIDKNAILVRKEKHTIPNLHEPNRDDNFAWKLHLKTLLYEKICLAYATLAEYSYSHEQYGFSLKYIDMANKCQRLLSNMIIKSRVVDASCLIGRVGDNFFQLSKHWASLEQFKKQFETDHEIDSQIKLEIENDMAEELDGDVGDEFELEIALPKSETEAMLSSCEFYRKAGLVSDDETQKKDELLRRRASVCNELAVRYMNDAQQIYVKYLEEAEKKDGSAKLIYKQFSSLSRRSAECLDEATTIFTQVNDVPNLALLYCNKARYMRFRAHCIQGGFNSEKRSLYSQAEDLYTSALKLLGPRESCGAASVWDLVSWELSCHLYTRAVLMQDCPGVYANEVTEVAEAFKHALKHCLLSPGPRQYLYQFRAAMIYHRLGSLYHAQYRMTSEEGPRRRSLLNATCSQYEKAALQFAALEDAAMFLTVRLEHVAALEAHAAVSPNVKLKSLQNAIELLRQCHSIMKVLKDRDPDEQKETPKPEEGDEKTLKNEHSLLSLYENRLHYILRNIIQYCRSKSNKDYEKITDMYKKLYCASLKIKKNDEVRLYASSICDVLVAMDGISKDFE is encoded by the exons CTTTAGGATGGCACACATGTTCCCAGACTGTGTTGGGGAGGTTGACGTGATATCAGATGCGGAGTGTATCAAGAAACTTCTCAAACTGCCTTACCAACCTAATGGCACT GTAAGCATGATGGTACACAGAGTGGAGAATACGCTGCTGTTGGATGATTTTGACGTATACGAGTATCTCATGAAGTCAGAATGGTCCTGGCTGAAGGACTTCTTCTATGAGAACATATTGAAAACTATGTCTGAAAAG GAGCGCATGTCGCTGACGCTGGCGCCTAGTCCCAGCTCCGCGTTGCAGCTGACACACAAGTTCCTATCGCATAGCGTGGCGGAGCGCCCGCAGCCGCTACCCGCCGAGACTCCGCACCAGCCCATGTGCTTACCCG GACCATTTCTCCCTGAGCCCGAAACCCGTCCAGAAGCCGAGCCAGCGAAAGAGCAAAACTTCAACCGCAATGTCCTTTGGACTTTCGAAGACATTCACATGTTAATAGGCAGCAACCTTCCAATCTTTGGCGACAAGGACCGACCTTGTGTTAGCCTACGTTTACGAGACGCTAGAGAACCAATCAATGTACTAACAGGCATAGACTACTGGCTGGACAACTTAATGTGCAATGTCCCAGAAGTCTTAATGTGCTACCATTTAGACGGAATAGTTCAGAAGTATGAACCAATGAAAACTGAGGAGCTACCCAATATGGAGAACAGTAGATTCTCCCCAAAAGTCATAAGGAATGTTGCTCAAAATATCTTATCCTTTTTGAAATCGAACGCGACGAAAGCAGGCCATACGTATTGGTTGTTCAAAGGTCCACATGATGATGTGGTGAAACTCTATGATTTGACGTCTCTATGTCCGGATACGATGGATAATCCGTTTACAACACCAGTTGCAATGTTGCTGTATAGGGTAGCAAGGAATATGCGATTGATGAACAGGTCGAAACATGTTCGGCAATTGTTGGAACATGTTGTGGAATTATTGAAGGTTGAAAGGTACCCTCAGATTGTCGCTTCTTCGCATTATATGTTGTCGGATTTGTATGTTCCCGCTACGACGAATCCGGCTTGTCCGAACTTCAAAG ACGAAAGTTCAGATTCGGAAGAGGAGTCAGATTTCGGGAACTATGCGGAATTCCCTGGGCATCCCCCTTCTGACGTTGACAGTGGGTGCGAAAGAGACAGCAACATGACGGACAAGGACGAAGCGAGCGATAAAGTCGAGATTATGAGTGATACCACAGATAAG GACGAGAAGTGTGAGGGAGAGGAACATAACGAGGCAGGTGTGTGCGAGCGAGAGAGCAGTAGTGAAAGTACGGAGCTTGCCTTACAAGTGCGTGGACTTGCTCTCAGAGACATCGGCCATAGAAATTCTTCAAACAATACT GACGAGAAAGCCAAAACAGATCCCGGTAAAGGTCTCGGAATAGAACCCGCTACACGCTGCGGGCGCGCTTTGAGACATGCTCTGAAAGGACTAAAGGCTTTACACCACCTCACTATCAATAAATCTAAG GAGGAAGAACGGGAACGCCTAAAACAACAGATCATAATAGAAGAGCAGCATCCAAAAATGGCGAACCCGTACGAACCGATAAAAATGAACTACGAACCGCTCAAACGCACCAAAGACAACAAAGATCCAAAAGAACACGTCTCCAGAAGCAGACGACGCAAGCGCGAGAAAAAAACCGATAAATCCGGCAACTTTTTAATCGAAACTAAATCCGCGATCGATAAAAACGCGATTCTAGTCCGAAAAGAAAAACATACCATACCAAATCTACACGAGCCTAATAGAGATGACAATTTTGCATGGAAATTACATTTGAAAACtttattgtatgaaaaaatttgCCTCGCGTACGCAACGTTGGCCGAATACAGTTACTCTCATGAACAGTACGGGTTTTCTCTTAAGTATATAGATATGGCCAATAAATGCCAAAGGTTGTTAAGCAATATGATCATAAAAAGTAGGGTGGTAGATGCCAGTTGTCTGATTGGCCGTGTTGgtgacaatttttttcaattgagCAAACATTGGGCCAGCCTAGAACAGTTTAAGAAACAGTTTGAGACGGACCATGAAATTGATAGTCAAATAAAACTAGAGATTGAAAATGATATGGCAGAAGAGTTGGACGGCGATGTGGGGGATGAGTTTGAGCTTG AAATAGCCCTGCCAAAGAGCGAGACGGAGGCGATGCTGTCATCGTGCGAGTTCTACCGCAAGGCGGGGCTAGTGTCGGACGACGAGACGCAAAAAAAGGACGAACTGTTGCGTCGGAGGGCCTCCGTGTGCAACGAACTCGCCGTCCGATACATGAACGATGCGCAAC AGATCTACGTGAAATATCTAGAAGAGGCTGAGAAAAAGGATGGCAGTGCCAAGCTTATATACAAACAGTTTAGTTCTCTGTCGCGGCGGTCTGCTGAGTGTTTGGACGAGGCCACGACCATCTTCACGCAGGTCAACGACGTGCCTAACCTGGCGCTTCTGTATTGCAATAAGGCGCGCTATATGAGGTTCAGGGCGCACTGCATACAAGGCGGCTTCAA CTCTGAAAAAAGAAGTCTTTACAGCCAAGCCGAAGATCTCTACACATCAGCACTTAAGCTGTTAGGGCCCAGGGAATCCTGTGGAGCAGCATCAGTATGGGACCTGGTATCCTGGGAACTGTCCTGCCACTTGTACACCAGGGCTGTGCTGATGCAGGACTGCCCGGGGGTGTATGCCAAT GAAGTGACAGAGGTGGCAGAAGCATTCAAGCATGCGCTCAAGCATTGCCTCCTAAGTCCGGGCCCGCGACAGTATCTCTACCAGTTCCGAGCTGCTATGATTTACCATCGCCTCGGCTCGCTATACCACGCGCAATACAG GATGACGTCGGAGGAGGGTCCGCGTCGCCGCAGCCTGCTGAACGCTACGTGCAGCCAGTATGAGAAGGCAGCGCTACAGTTTGCCGCGCTAGAGGACGCCGCCATGTTCCTCACCGTGCGGCTAGAGCACGTCGCCGCGTTAGAAGCGCACGCTGCCG TATCACCCAACGTGAAACTGAAATCCCTTCAAAACGCGATCGAGCTTTTGCGTCAATGTCACTCCATCATGAAAGTACTGAAAGACAGAGACCCCGACGAACAGAAAGAGACGCCAAAGCCAGAAGAGGGAGAcgaaaaaactttgaaaaacgAACACAGTCTGTTGTCTCTATACGAAAACCGCCTGCACTATATCCTAAGAAACATAATACAGTATTGCAGATCGAAATCTAACAAAGACTATGAGAAAATAACGGATATGTATAAGAAGCTATACTGTGCCAGTTTGAAGATAAAGAAAAATGATGAAGTTCGTCTATACGCATCTAGTATCTGCGATGTTTTGGTGGCCATGGATGGGATTAGTAAGGACTTTGAATAA